In Canis lupus baileyi chromosome X, mCanLup2.hap1, whole genome shotgun sequence, one DNA window encodes the following:
- the LOC140627229 gene encoding NACHT, LRR and PYD domains-containing protein 12-like isoform X2, whose amino-acid sequence MTSQKKRKDMEPACTWSLLSEQKAASNSQSPSSWKEFRDYQEMFRKHLKEKYLNIGAHKCYHHGKHIESRLLVVKEHGISEKTPCGIPQQDNFIDMEHVFDPDEEGSSSSQTVVLQGCAGIGKTAVVHKFMYDWAAGMVTPGRFDYLIYVNCREINSIANLSAADLITNTFQDIDGPILDVIPMYPEKLLFILDGFPELQCPVDNQEEDLSANPQEKKPVETLLCSFVRKKLFPESSLLITARPTTMKKLHSLLKQHIQAEIVWFTDAEKRAYFLSQFSGATVAMKVFYELQQNESLDIMSSLPIISWMICRVLQSQGDGDRTLMRSLQTVTDVYLFYFSKCLKTLTGISVWKGQSCLWGLCSLAADGLQNQQVLFEVSDLRRHGIGIYDMNCTFLNHFLKKVKGSASVYTFLHFSFQEFLTAVFYVLKNDSNWMFFGQVGKTWQEIFQQYGKGFSSLTIQFLFGLLHKGKGKAVETIFGRKISPGLREELLKWTEKEIKDKSSRLQIEPMDLFHCLYEIQEEEYTKGIIDDLQSIILLQPTYTKMDILAMSFCVKSSHNHLSVSLKCQHLLGFEEEERASAFIPPASALNQSSQLCNLPASRLQLLCQALCNPYCKIKDLKLIFCHLTASCGKDLSLVFETNQYLTDLEFVKNTLEDSGMKLLCEGLRKPNCVLQTLRLYRCLLSPASCGALAAVLSTSQWLTDLEFSETKLDALALKLLCEGLKDPNCKLQKLKLCASFLPESSEVVCKYLASVLICNPNLTELDLSENPLGDTGVKYLCEGLRHSNCKVEKLDLSTCCLTDASCMELSSFLQVSQTLKELFVFANTLGDTGVQHLCEGLQHTKGILENLVLSECSLSAACCESLSQVLSSSRSLTRLLLINNKIEDLGLKLLCEGLKQPDCPLKDLALWTCHLTGECCQDLCNALYTNEYLRDLDLSDNALGDEGMQVLCEGLKQPSCKLQTLWLAECHLTDACCGALASVLSRNENLTLLDLSGNDLKDFGVQMLCDALLQPICKLQTFYIDTDHLHEETFRKMEALKMSKPGITW is encoded by the exons ATGACcagtcaaaagaaaagaaaagatatggaACCTGCCTGTACTTGGAGTTTATTATCTGAACAGAAAG CTGCTTCAAATTCTCAGTCTCCATCTTCATGGAAAGAATTCAGAG ATTACCAGGAAATGTTTAGAAaacatctaaaagaaaaatacctaaaCATAGGAGCCCATAAATGTTATCACCATGGCAAACATATAGAGTCACGACTGCTTGTTGTAAAAGAACATGGTATATCAGAAAAGACACCGTGTGGGATTCCTCAACAAGATAATTTTATTGATATGGAACACGTATTTGATCCTGATGAAGAGGGCTCCAGCTCATCCCAAACTGTGGTGCTTCAGGGATGTGCGGGGATTGGAAAAACAGCTGTAGTGCACAAGTTCATGTATGACTGGGCAGCAGGAATGGTTACTCCAGGCAGGTTTGACTATCTCATCTATGTAAACTGCAGAGAAATAAACAGTATTGCTAACCTTAGTGCCGCTGACCTGATCACTAACACTTTCCAAGATATAGATGGACCAATCCTGGACGTTATTCCTATGTATCCAGAGAAGCTTCTGTTCATTCTTGATGGATTTCCTGAGCTTCAGTGCCCTGTAGATAACCAGGAAGAGGATCTTAGTGCTAATCCCCAGGAGAAGAAGCCAGTAGAGACCCTCTTATGTAGTTTTGTGAGGAAAAAACTGTTCCCTGAATCTTCCCTGCTGATAACTGCCCGGCCTACAACCATGAAGAAGCTCCACTCTCTGTTAAAACAACATATCCAGGCAGAGATTGTATGGTTTACAGATGCTGAAAAGAGAGCATATTTCTTGAGTCAGTTTTCAGGTGCTACTGTAGCAATGAAGGTCTTTTATGAGCTGCAACAAAATGAAAGCCTTGACATTATGTCGTCTCTTCCCATCATCTCCTGGATGATCTGCAGGGTCCTGCAGTCACAGGGAGATGGCGACAGGACTCTTATGAGGTCACTTCAGACCGTGACTGATGTGTATCTGTTTTACTTCTCCAAGTGCCTTAAAACCCTTACAGGCATCTCAGTGTGGAAGGGACAGAGTTGCCTGTGGGGCCTTTGCTCTTTGGCTGCAGATGGACTGCAGAACCAGCAGGTCCTATTTGAAGTCAGTGACCTCAGGAGACATGGGATAGGAATATATGATATGAATTGCACTTTTCTAAATCActttttgaaaaaagttaaaggaagTGCCAGTGTCTACACTTTCCTTCACTTCAGTTTCCAAGAGTTCTTGACTGCTGTGTTCTATGTCCTGAAGAATGATAGCAACTGGATGTTTTTTGGTCAAGTGGGAAAAACGTGGCAAGAAATATTCCAACAATATGGAAAAGGGTTTTCATCACTAACGATACAGTTCTTATTTGGCCTCTTAcataaaggaaagggaaaggctgTGGAAactatttttggaagaaaaatctCTCCAGGACTTCGAGAAGAGTTATTGAAGTGgactgagaaagaaataaaggataaaTCTTCTAGGTTACAGATTGAGCCAATGGACTTGTTTCATTGTTTGTATGAGATTCAGGAAGAGGAATATACAAAAGGGATAATTGATGATTTACAGTCAATTATATTGCTTCAACCTACCTATACAAAAATGGACATTCTGGCTATGTCATTCTGTGTAAAAAGCAGTCACAATCACCTGTCAGTGTCCCTGAAATGTCAGCACCTACTTGGATTTGAGGAGGAAGAGCGAGCCTCTGCATTCATACCACCAGCTTCGGCACTTAATCA GTCCTCACAGCTGTGCAATCTGCCAGCATCTCGGCTACAATTGCTCTGCCAAGCACTGTGTAATCCATACTGTAAAATCAAAGACCTGAA ACTGATTTTCTGCCACCTCACAGCTTCTTGTGGTAAGGACCTCTCTTTAGTATTTGAAACTAACCAGTATTTGACAGATTTGGAGTTTGTAAAAAATACCCTGGAAGATTCAGGAATGAAGCTTCTGTGTGAAGGATTAAGAAAGCCAAACTGTGTCTTACAGACATTGAG ATTGTACCGATgccttctctctcctgcttcttgTGGGGCACTGGCAGCTGTTCTTAGCACCAGCCAGTGGCTCACTGATCTGGAATTCAGTGAAACAAAATTGGACGCTTTGGCTTTGAAATTGCTTTGTGAAGGCTTAAAAGACCCGAATTGCAAATTACAGAAGCTCAA gtTGTGTGCTAGCTTTCTCCCTGAAAGCTCTGAGGTTGTTTGCAAGTACCTTGCCTCTGTTCTCATTTGCAATCCAAACCTCACTGAACTGGACCTGAGTGAAAATCCCCTGGGAGACACAGGGGTGAAGTATCTTTGTGAGGGTCTCAGACATTCCAACTGTAAAGTGGAGAAACTAGA CTTGAGCACATGTTGCCTAACAGATGCTAGCTGTATGGAGCTTTCTTCCTTCTTGCAAGTGAGTCAGACGTTAAAAGAGCTATTTGTGTTTGCCAATACCCTAGGGGACACAGGAGTACAGCATCTTTGTGAAGGTCTGCAGCATACGAAGGGTATTCTCGAGAATCTCGT GCTTTCTGAATGTTCCCTTTCTGCAGCTTGTTGTGAGTCCCTTTCCCAAGTCCTGAGCTCCAGCCGGAGCCTGACAAGGCTGCTTCTGATTAATAACAAAATTGAAGATTTGGGACTGAAATTGCTGTGTGAAGGATTAAAACAGCCTGACTGTCCATTAAAGGATCTGGC ACTATGGACCTGCCACCTGACTGGAGAGTGTTGTCAGGATTTGTGCAATGCACTCTACACCAATGAGTACCTAAGAGACCTTGACCTCAGTGATAATGCTTTAGGGGACGAGGGTATGCAGGTGCTGTGTGAAGGGCTGAAACAACCCTCCTGCAAACTGCAGACTTTGTG GTTAGCAGAATGTCATCTCACAGATGCGTGCTGTGGAGCCCTTGCCTCTGTCCTCAGCAGAAACGAGAACCTAACATTGCTAGACCTAAGCGGAAATGACCTCAAGGATTTTGGAGTGCAAATGCTCTGTGATGCACTGCTTCAGCCAATATGTAAACTACAGACATTCTA cATTGACACGGATCATTTACATGAAGAAACATTCAGAAAGATGGAAGCTTTAAAAATGAGCAAGCCTGGAATCACCTGGTAG
- the LOC140627229 gene encoding NACHT, LRR and PYD domains-containing protein 12-like isoform X1, protein MRVRRGGQRRLGARNKMTSQKKRKDMEPACTWSLLSEQKAASNSQSPSSWKEFRDYQEMFRKHLKEKYLNIGAHKCYHHGKHIESRLLVVKEHGISEKTPCGIPQQDNFIDMEHVFDPDEEGSSSSQTVVLQGCAGIGKTAVVHKFMYDWAAGMVTPGRFDYLIYVNCREINSIANLSAADLITNTFQDIDGPILDVIPMYPEKLLFILDGFPELQCPVDNQEEDLSANPQEKKPVETLLCSFVRKKLFPESSLLITARPTTMKKLHSLLKQHIQAEIVWFTDAEKRAYFLSQFSGATVAMKVFYELQQNESLDIMSSLPIISWMICRVLQSQGDGDRTLMRSLQTVTDVYLFYFSKCLKTLTGISVWKGQSCLWGLCSLAADGLQNQQVLFEVSDLRRHGIGIYDMNCTFLNHFLKKVKGSASVYTFLHFSFQEFLTAVFYVLKNDSNWMFFGQVGKTWQEIFQQYGKGFSSLTIQFLFGLLHKGKGKAVETIFGRKISPGLREELLKWTEKEIKDKSSRLQIEPMDLFHCLYEIQEEEYTKGIIDDLQSIILLQPTYTKMDILAMSFCVKSSHNHLSVSLKCQHLLGFEEEERASAFIPPASALNQSSQLCNLPASRLQLLCQALCNPYCKIKDLKLIFCHLTASCGKDLSLVFETNQYLTDLEFVKNTLEDSGMKLLCEGLRKPNCVLQTLRLYRCLLSPASCGALAAVLSTSQWLTDLEFSETKLDALALKLLCEGLKDPNCKLQKLKLCASFLPESSEVVCKYLASVLICNPNLTELDLSENPLGDTGVKYLCEGLRHSNCKVEKLDLSTCCLTDASCMELSSFLQVSQTLKELFVFANTLGDTGVQHLCEGLQHTKGILENLVLSECSLSAACCESLSQVLSSSRSLTRLLLINNKIEDLGLKLLCEGLKQPDCPLKDLALWTCHLTGECCQDLCNALYTNEYLRDLDLSDNALGDEGMQVLCEGLKQPSCKLQTLWLAECHLTDACCGALASVLSRNENLTLLDLSGNDLKDFGVQMLCDALLQPICKLQTFYIDTDHLHEETFRKMEALKMSKPGITW, encoded by the exons ATGCGCGTgcggaggggtgggcagaggcgCCTGGGCGCGAGGAATAA GATGACcagtcaaaagaaaagaaaagatatggaACCTGCCTGTACTTGGAGTTTATTATCTGAACAGAAAG CTGCTTCAAATTCTCAGTCTCCATCTTCATGGAAAGAATTCAGAG ATTACCAGGAAATGTTTAGAAaacatctaaaagaaaaatacctaaaCATAGGAGCCCATAAATGTTATCACCATGGCAAACATATAGAGTCACGACTGCTTGTTGTAAAAGAACATGGTATATCAGAAAAGACACCGTGTGGGATTCCTCAACAAGATAATTTTATTGATATGGAACACGTATTTGATCCTGATGAAGAGGGCTCCAGCTCATCCCAAACTGTGGTGCTTCAGGGATGTGCGGGGATTGGAAAAACAGCTGTAGTGCACAAGTTCATGTATGACTGGGCAGCAGGAATGGTTACTCCAGGCAGGTTTGACTATCTCATCTATGTAAACTGCAGAGAAATAAACAGTATTGCTAACCTTAGTGCCGCTGACCTGATCACTAACACTTTCCAAGATATAGATGGACCAATCCTGGACGTTATTCCTATGTATCCAGAGAAGCTTCTGTTCATTCTTGATGGATTTCCTGAGCTTCAGTGCCCTGTAGATAACCAGGAAGAGGATCTTAGTGCTAATCCCCAGGAGAAGAAGCCAGTAGAGACCCTCTTATGTAGTTTTGTGAGGAAAAAACTGTTCCCTGAATCTTCCCTGCTGATAACTGCCCGGCCTACAACCATGAAGAAGCTCCACTCTCTGTTAAAACAACATATCCAGGCAGAGATTGTATGGTTTACAGATGCTGAAAAGAGAGCATATTTCTTGAGTCAGTTTTCAGGTGCTACTGTAGCAATGAAGGTCTTTTATGAGCTGCAACAAAATGAAAGCCTTGACATTATGTCGTCTCTTCCCATCATCTCCTGGATGATCTGCAGGGTCCTGCAGTCACAGGGAGATGGCGACAGGACTCTTATGAGGTCACTTCAGACCGTGACTGATGTGTATCTGTTTTACTTCTCCAAGTGCCTTAAAACCCTTACAGGCATCTCAGTGTGGAAGGGACAGAGTTGCCTGTGGGGCCTTTGCTCTTTGGCTGCAGATGGACTGCAGAACCAGCAGGTCCTATTTGAAGTCAGTGACCTCAGGAGACATGGGATAGGAATATATGATATGAATTGCACTTTTCTAAATCActttttgaaaaaagttaaaggaagTGCCAGTGTCTACACTTTCCTTCACTTCAGTTTCCAAGAGTTCTTGACTGCTGTGTTCTATGTCCTGAAGAATGATAGCAACTGGATGTTTTTTGGTCAAGTGGGAAAAACGTGGCAAGAAATATTCCAACAATATGGAAAAGGGTTTTCATCACTAACGATACAGTTCTTATTTGGCCTCTTAcataaaggaaagggaaaggctgTGGAAactatttttggaagaaaaatctCTCCAGGACTTCGAGAAGAGTTATTGAAGTGgactgagaaagaaataaaggataaaTCTTCTAGGTTACAGATTGAGCCAATGGACTTGTTTCATTGTTTGTATGAGATTCAGGAAGAGGAATATACAAAAGGGATAATTGATGATTTACAGTCAATTATATTGCTTCAACCTACCTATACAAAAATGGACATTCTGGCTATGTCATTCTGTGTAAAAAGCAGTCACAATCACCTGTCAGTGTCCCTGAAATGTCAGCACCTACTTGGATTTGAGGAGGAAGAGCGAGCCTCTGCATTCATACCACCAGCTTCGGCACTTAATCA GTCCTCACAGCTGTGCAATCTGCCAGCATCTCGGCTACAATTGCTCTGCCAAGCACTGTGTAATCCATACTGTAAAATCAAAGACCTGAA ACTGATTTTCTGCCACCTCACAGCTTCTTGTGGTAAGGACCTCTCTTTAGTATTTGAAACTAACCAGTATTTGACAGATTTGGAGTTTGTAAAAAATACCCTGGAAGATTCAGGAATGAAGCTTCTGTGTGAAGGATTAAGAAAGCCAAACTGTGTCTTACAGACATTGAG ATTGTACCGATgccttctctctcctgcttcttgTGGGGCACTGGCAGCTGTTCTTAGCACCAGCCAGTGGCTCACTGATCTGGAATTCAGTGAAACAAAATTGGACGCTTTGGCTTTGAAATTGCTTTGTGAAGGCTTAAAAGACCCGAATTGCAAATTACAGAAGCTCAA gtTGTGTGCTAGCTTTCTCCCTGAAAGCTCTGAGGTTGTTTGCAAGTACCTTGCCTCTGTTCTCATTTGCAATCCAAACCTCACTGAACTGGACCTGAGTGAAAATCCCCTGGGAGACACAGGGGTGAAGTATCTTTGTGAGGGTCTCAGACATTCCAACTGTAAAGTGGAGAAACTAGA CTTGAGCACATGTTGCCTAACAGATGCTAGCTGTATGGAGCTTTCTTCCTTCTTGCAAGTGAGTCAGACGTTAAAAGAGCTATTTGTGTTTGCCAATACCCTAGGGGACACAGGAGTACAGCATCTTTGTGAAGGTCTGCAGCATACGAAGGGTATTCTCGAGAATCTCGT GCTTTCTGAATGTTCCCTTTCTGCAGCTTGTTGTGAGTCCCTTTCCCAAGTCCTGAGCTCCAGCCGGAGCCTGACAAGGCTGCTTCTGATTAATAACAAAATTGAAGATTTGGGACTGAAATTGCTGTGTGAAGGATTAAAACAGCCTGACTGTCCATTAAAGGATCTGGC ACTATGGACCTGCCACCTGACTGGAGAGTGTTGTCAGGATTTGTGCAATGCACTCTACACCAATGAGTACCTAAGAGACCTTGACCTCAGTGATAATGCTTTAGGGGACGAGGGTATGCAGGTGCTGTGTGAAGGGCTGAAACAACCCTCCTGCAAACTGCAGACTTTGTG GTTAGCAGAATGTCATCTCACAGATGCGTGCTGTGGAGCCCTTGCCTCTGTCCTCAGCAGAAACGAGAACCTAACATTGCTAGACCTAAGCGGAAATGACCTCAAGGATTTTGGAGTGCAAATGCTCTGTGATGCACTGCTTCAGCCAATATGTAAACTACAGACATTCTA cATTGACACGGATCATTTACATGAAGAAACATTCAGAAAGATGGAAGCTTTAAAAATGAGCAAGCCTGGAATCACCTGGTAG
- the TEX13B gene encoding testis-expressed protein 13B isoform X2 codes for MALKSDDPTGGFQHDNVVAFINEKMAGHIKGPEFYIENLSLSWKEVENKLRTILEDTTVSSEAKEACAWSSLALGVRFARRQGQLHKHRVHWLHDFAKLHKSAAHALASDLKEFTEQQEMERKEAAFRLQLAQSNLAEMQKERDLLRWKLFQLGSTQERGGVSEEPGLATACETGTEGASEEEDEAGAAATSTTAAGATGRGRRRQKDAEGAETAKAMSRGLMQLLGAVERKNYTTGGQREGDLRSSISNISTHVV; via the exons ATGGCCTTGAAATCTGACGACCCCACTGGTGGGTTCCAGCATGACAATGTGGTAGCTTTCATCAATGAGAAAATGGCTGGGCACATAAAAGGCCCTGAGTTCTACATCGAGAATCTATCCCTGTCCTGGAAGGAGGTGGAGAACAAGCTCAGGACCATCCTGGAGGACACCACAGTGTCCAGCGAGGCCAAAGAGGCCTGTGCCTGGAGCAGCCTGGCCCTGGGCGTGCGTTTCGCCCGTAGGCAGGGCCAGTTACACAAGCATAGGGTACACTGGCTGCACGATTTTGCCAAACTACATAAGTCAGCAGCACATGCCTTGGCCTCAGACCTAAAGGAATTCACAGAGCAGCAGGAGATGGAGCGCAAGGAGGCAGCCTTTCGGCTGCAGCTGGCCCAGTCCAACCTGGCAGAGATGCAGAAGGAACGGGATCTACTAAGGTGGAAGCTCTTCCAG CTGGGTTCTACCCAGGAGCGGGGCGGGGTCTCAGAGGAGCCAGGCCTGGCCACTGCCTGTGAGACTGGGACAGAGGGAGCAAGTGAGGAGGAAGATGAGGCCGGAGCTGCTGCTACTTCTACTACCGCTGCTGGTgccacaggaagaggaagaagaagacagaAGGATGCAGAGGGGGCAGAAACTGCAAAGGCGATGAGTAGAGGCCTCATGCAGCTGCTGGGAGCTGTGGAGCGGAAAAATTACACCactggtgggcagagggagggagatctCAG GAGCTCCATTTCCAACATCTCCACACATGTGGTCTGA
- the TEX13B gene encoding testis-expressed protein 13B isoform X1, with protein sequence MALKSDDPTGGFQHDNVVAFINEKMAGHIKGPEFYIENLSLSWKEVENKLRTILEDTTVSSEAKEACAWSSLALGVRFARRQGQLHKHRVHWLHDFAKLHKSAAHALASDLKEFTEQQEMERKEAAFRLQLAQSNLAEMQKERDLLRWKLFQLGSTQERGGVSEEPGLATACETGTEGASEEEDEAGAAATSTTAAGATGRGRRRQKDAEGAETAKAMSRGLMQLLGAVERKNYTTGGQREGDLRSVETAMFYFSGTLKPGSRVAPSPLPVQLPASFTYSYSCPSSPFPPAPTPSPPAATFTAGAPFPTSPHMWSDAGSQGTGTQESQRDRRDSEPYQQRRPPIFRRPGDWDCPWCKAVNFSRREICFRCGRGIWLQSPQ encoded by the exons ATGGCCTTGAAATCTGACGACCCCACTGGTGGGTTCCAGCATGACAATGTGGTAGCTTTCATCAATGAGAAAATGGCTGGGCACATAAAAGGCCCTGAGTTCTACATCGAGAATCTATCCCTGTCCTGGAAGGAGGTGGAGAACAAGCTCAGGACCATCCTGGAGGACACCACAGTGTCCAGCGAGGCCAAAGAGGCCTGTGCCTGGAGCAGCCTGGCCCTGGGCGTGCGTTTCGCCCGTAGGCAGGGCCAGTTACACAAGCATAGGGTACACTGGCTGCACGATTTTGCCAAACTACATAAGTCAGCAGCACATGCCTTGGCCTCAGACCTAAAGGAATTCACAGAGCAGCAGGAGATGGAGCGCAAGGAGGCAGCCTTTCGGCTGCAGCTGGCCCAGTCCAACCTGGCAGAGATGCAGAAGGAACGGGATCTACTAAGGTGGAAGCTCTTCCAG CTGGGTTCTACCCAGGAGCGGGGCGGGGTCTCAGAGGAGCCAGGCCTGGCCACTGCCTGTGAGACTGGGACAGAGGGAGCAAGTGAGGAGGAAGATGAGGCCGGAGCTGCTGCTACTTCTACTACCGCTGCTGGTgccacaggaagaggaagaagaagacagaAGGATGCAGAGGGGGCAGAAACTGCAAAGGCGATGAGTAGAGGCCTCATGCAGCTGCTGGGAGCTGTGGAGCGGAAAAATTACACCactggtgggcagagggagggagatctCAGGTCAGTGGAAACAgccatgttttatttctctgggacCCTCAAGCCTGGGTCCAGAGTCGCACCATCGCCCCTTCCTGTCCAGCTCCCTGCCTCATTCACATACTCCTACTCTTGCCCCTCATCCCCCTTCCCGCCTGCACCCACACCATCCCCACCAGCAGCAACATTCACTGCAGGAGCTCCATTTCCAACATCTCCACACATGTGGTCTGATGCGGGGTCCCAGGGAACAGGAACTCAAGAATCCCAAAGAGACAGGAGAGACTCTGAACCCTATCAGCAGAGAAGACCTCCCATATTTCGCAGGCCTGGGGATTGGGACTGCCCTTGGTGTAAAGCTGTGAATTTTTCACGGAGGGAAATCTGCTTCCGATGTGGGAGGGGAATTTGGCTGCAAAGCCCTCAGTAA